One Thermoanaerobaculia bacterium genomic region harbors:
- the lpxC gene encoding UDP-3-O-acyl-N-acetylglucosamine deacetylase, translating into MRVQTTLRTPVSIEGIGLHTGHRVRTTFRPAPEDHGIVFHRDDHPSVALPALPGSALGFDHATTLGVGDVQIGTVEHALSAAFGLGIDNLEIEVRGDELPILDGSALPFVRLFQAAGIERQRRPARVLAIERRREIRRGDKSITVRPGRGLTITYEIDFPHRAIGHQSMTLHVEPEAYASRIAPARTFGFTHEIHYLRERGLVRGGSLQNAIVLDEQNVVSGPLRFADEFVRHKILDLLGDLALLGRPVEGKVHARRAGHALHAELVRELAGEALHPASAAAFRAEPSFAG; encoded by the coding sequence ATGCGAGTTCAGACCACGCTCCGAACGCCGGTTTCGATCGAGGGGATCGGTCTCCACACGGGTCACCGGGTCCGCACGACGTTCCGTCCCGCGCCGGAAGACCACGGGATCGTCTTCCACCGCGACGACCATCCGTCGGTCGCGCTGCCGGCGCTCCCGGGAAGCGCGCTCGGCTTCGACCACGCGACGACGCTCGGCGTCGGCGACGTGCAGATCGGCACCGTCGAGCACGCGCTCTCGGCCGCCTTCGGGCTCGGCATCGACAACCTCGAAATCGAGGTCCGCGGCGACGAGCTCCCGATCCTCGACGGCTCCGCTCTCCCGTTCGTGCGCCTCTTCCAGGCGGCGGGCATCGAGCGGCAGCGCCGGCCGGCCCGGGTCCTCGCGATCGAGCGGCGGCGCGAGATCCGGCGCGGCGACAAATCGATCACGGTCCGGCCGGGCCGGGGGCTGACGATCACGTACGAGATCGATTTCCCGCACCGCGCCATCGGCCACCAGTCGATGACGCTCCACGTCGAGCCCGAGGCGTACGCGTCGCGCATCGCGCCGGCGCGCACGTTCGGGTTCACGCACGAGATCCACTACCTCCGCGAACGCGGCCTCGTCCGCGGCGGCTCGCTCCAGAACGCGATCGTCCTCGACGAGCAGAACGTCGTCTCGGGACCGCTCCGCTTCGCCGACGAGTTCGTGCGGCACAAGATCCTCGACCTCCTCGGCGACCTCGCGCTCCTCGGCCGGCCCGTCGAAGGGAAGGTCCATGCGCGCCGGGCGGGCCACGCCCTCCATGCGGAGCTCGTCCGCGAGCTCGCCGGAGAAGCGCTGCACCCCGCTTCCGCGGCCGCGTTCCGGGCCGAGCCCTCCTTCGCCGGCTGA
- a CDS encoding HD domain-containing phosphohydrolase has product MLDPAVEQRYREALFSLLEKSKTTRSALYLMEPTGEFRLVTHYGFSPRDLPVAQFGKDHPLLEWVNRFRRPFYFNSPAEAQSLRREMETSHTARLLAAPLYDDGRLIGIIEGRDKAGGDLYYPEDTRAIAAVVAEILKIRRQTLGSPEPGPEPGEMPGFFDAPAPDTTFSAVPEPVPAELPRPKIRRVTNPPSRPPLTQREALLFRGFASTLLLAPDIAGVVFSLWTEGTAEFYIGSRRPVGGDAQESIVASAQEVFARLFPGRVAPSENRFSVDFPHGKGGTDLARDEIRALQTSALVSEEGRAILFSLIFAAEPDPARAAAVREVHLLVRRSVSETREAARYRDAYRGLIRRLLEPGLKKYSALVSHSLSVARVARRFAGFLHLPEATVEQITVAAMLHDVGLRELSYDRLSEKRPLTEAEYRLARDHPSVGAMLIADVEFPYPVIPLVLHHHERYDGSGYPEQLRGEQIPFGARLIHIVEAFDAMTAPSSYRPTISRDEAVETIESKGGTQFDPNLAAKFRDFVAAGGLDKS; this is encoded by the coding sequence ATGCTTGATCCCGCGGTGGAGCAGCGGTACCGGGAAGCGCTTTTTTCCCTCCTCGAGAAGAGCAAGACGACGCGGTCCGCCCTGTACTTGATGGAACCCACGGGGGAATTCCGTCTGGTGACGCATTACGGCTTCTCCCCGCGCGACCTTCCCGTCGCGCAGTTCGGGAAGGACCACCCCCTCCTCGAGTGGGTGAACCGGTTCCGGCGGCCGTTCTACTTCAACTCGCCGGCCGAGGCTCAATCCCTCCGGCGCGAGATGGAGACTTCGCACACCGCGCGGCTCCTCGCCGCACCCCTCTACGACGACGGCCGACTGATCGGGATCATCGAGGGCCGGGACAAGGCGGGCGGTGACCTGTATTACCCGGAAGATACCCGCGCCATCGCCGCGGTGGTCGCGGAGATCCTCAAGATCCGCCGCCAGACGCTCGGCAGCCCCGAGCCGGGCCCCGAGCCGGGTGAGATGCCGGGCTTCTTCGACGCGCCCGCGCCGGACACGACGTTCTCGGCGGTCCCGGAACCCGTTCCGGCCGAGCTTCCTCGGCCGAAGATCCGCCGCGTCACGAACCCTCCCTCCCGGCCGCCGCTCACGCAGCGGGAGGCGCTCCTCTTTCGCGGCTTCGCCTCGACGCTCCTCCTCGCGCCCGACATCGCAGGCGTCGTCTTCTCGCTCTGGACGGAGGGCACGGCGGAGTTCTACATCGGATCCCGCCGGCCGGTCGGCGGCGACGCCCAGGAGAGCATCGTCGCGAGCGCGCAGGAGGTCTTCGCGCGCCTCTTTCCCGGGCGCGTCGCGCCCTCCGAGAACCGGTTCAGCGTCGATTTTCCGCACGGGAAAGGCGGGACCGACCTCGCGCGCGACGAAATCCGCGCCCTCCAGACGTCTGCGCTCGTCTCGGAGGAGGGACGCGCGATCCTGTTCTCGCTGATTTTCGCGGCGGAGCCCGATCCCGCGCGCGCGGCGGCCGTCCGGGAGGTCCACCTGCTCGTCCGCCGGTCGGTGTCCGAGACGCGGGAAGCGGCCCGGTACCGCGACGCCTATCGCGGCCTGATCCGGCGTCTTCTCGAGCCCGGCCTGAAGAAGTATTCCGCGCTCGTGTCGCACAGCCTCTCCGTCGCCCGCGTGGCGCGGAGGTTCGCGGGATTTCTCCATCTGCCGGAGGCGACGGTCGAGCAGATCACGGTCGCCGCGATGCTCCACGACGTCGGCCTGCGGGAGCTCTCGTACGACCGGCTCTCCGAGAAGCGCCCGCTCACCGAGGCGGAGTACCGGCTCGCGCGCGACCACCCCTCCGTCGGCGCGATGCTGATCGCCGACGTCGAGTTCCCCTATCCCGTCATTCCGCTCGTGCTCCACCATCACGAGCGCTACGACGGCAGCGGCTACCCCGAGCAGCTCCGAGGCGAGCAGATCCCGTTCGGGGCGCGCCTCATCCACATCGTGGAGGCGTTCGACGCGATGACGGCGCCCTCGTCCTACCGCCCGACGATCAGCCGCGACGAGGCTGTCGAGACCATCGAGTCGAAGGGAGGCACGCAGTTCGACCCGAATCTCGCGGCGAAGTTCAGGGACTTCGTGGCCGCGGGAGGCCTGGACAAGTCTTAA